A stretch of the Amycolatopsis sp. BJA-103 genome encodes the following:
- a CDS encoding class I SAM-dependent methyltransferase, translating to MTILKFSGEVAEFYQRYRRGYPAGVLDALVAEFGLTADDAALDLGCGTGQLTLPLAGRTRVAVGMDPEPDMLAQARKAAAGIANVTWLVGADSDVPALEALLGKEKLGVVTIGQALHWMDRETLFPALHSLVRPGGGIAVITNGAPMWLHDSPWSRALREYLSGWLGQPLVRTCGADQEEQDRYRASLEAAGFTAGETVVEYEDEIDLEFVIGAVYSATPEDRLPKPDERAGFEERLSAAISPHAPFVEPVQVRILTGRKG from the coding sequence ATGACGATCCTCAAGTTCAGCGGCGAGGTCGCCGAGTTCTATCAGCGCTACCGCCGCGGCTATCCGGCCGGAGTCCTGGACGCGCTGGTGGCGGAATTCGGGCTCACCGCCGATGACGCGGCACTGGATCTCGGCTGCGGCACGGGTCAGCTGACCTTGCCGCTCGCCGGCCGGACGCGCGTGGCCGTCGGCATGGATCCCGAGCCGGACATGCTCGCCCAGGCCAGGAAAGCGGCCGCGGGGATTGCCAACGTGACTTGGCTCGTCGGCGCCGACAGTGACGTTCCGGCCCTGGAAGCCTTGCTGGGCAAAGAGAAGCTCGGCGTGGTCACCATCGGGCAGGCACTGCACTGGATGGACCGCGAAACGCTGTTCCCCGCCCTTCATTCCCTGGTCCGGCCCGGCGGCGGGATCGCCGTGATCACGAACGGCGCGCCGATGTGGCTGCACGACAGCCCGTGGTCGAGGGCGTTGCGCGAGTATCTGTCCGGTTGGCTGGGACAGCCGCTCGTGCGCACCTGCGGGGCCGATCAGGAGGAACAGGACCGCTATCGGGCGAGCCTGGAAGCGGCCGGGTTCACCGCGGGAGAGACCGTCGTCGAGTACGAGGACGAGATCGACCTGGAATTCGTCATCGGCGCGGTCTACTCCGCGACCCCGGAGGACAGGCTGCCGAAGCCGGATGAACGAGCCGGGTTCGAGGAGCGGCTCAGCGCGGCGATCTCCCCGCACGCACCGTTCGTGGAGCCGGTCCAGGTGAGGATCTTGACCGGCAGAAAGGGATGA
- the aceB gene encoding malate synthase A: MVEKLNYRIDVCGPAGARFDEILTPAALDFVAKLDNAFAGRRRELLDARRLRREELQSGEKPLGFLPETRSIREDSSWSVAPAAPGLEDRRVEITGPTDRKMTVNALNSGAKVWLADFEDATSPTWHNVIDGQLNLFDAIRRNIDFTTEAGKRYTIGDEPATIVARPRGWHLVEKHIRIDGRPVSASLVDFGLYFFHNARQLLARGSGPYFYLPKLENHLEARLWNDVFLLAQRELGIPRGTIRATVLIETITAAFEMEEILYELREHVAGLNAGRWDYIFSVIKNFSSHGADFVLPDRAQVTMTVPFMRAYTELLVSTCHQRGAHAIGGMAAFIPSKDPEINATALEKVRQDKEREANDGFDGSWVAHPGLVPVCREVFDGVLGGWPNQLGKLREDVVVTAEDLLDVASAGGEVTEAGVRANINVALRYIDAWLRGTGAAAIHNLMEDAATAEIARCQIWQWIRNGTKLEDGTALTHELTVSYLDEELASVRSELGEGNRLGDAYEIFTETALGEKLPSFLTTGAYARYLTTH; this comes from the coding sequence ATGGTTGAGAAGCTGAACTACCGGATCGACGTCTGCGGACCCGCCGGAGCCCGGTTCGACGAGATCCTCACCCCGGCCGCGCTGGACTTCGTGGCCAAGCTCGACAACGCGTTCGCCGGTCGTCGCCGCGAGCTGCTCGACGCGCGCCGCTTGCGCCGCGAAGAGCTGCAGTCCGGCGAGAAGCCGCTGGGCTTCCTGCCCGAGACGCGTTCGATCCGCGAAGACAGCAGCTGGTCGGTCGCCCCGGCCGCGCCCGGTCTCGAAGACCGCCGCGTCGAGATCACCGGCCCGACCGACCGCAAGATGACGGTCAACGCGCTCAACTCCGGCGCCAAGGTCTGGCTCGCCGACTTCGAGGACGCGACCTCGCCGACCTGGCACAACGTCATCGACGGCCAGCTCAACCTGTTCGACGCGATCCGCCGCAACATCGACTTCACCACCGAGGCGGGCAAGCGCTACACGATCGGCGACGAGCCCGCGACGATCGTCGCCCGCCCGCGCGGCTGGCACCTGGTGGAGAAGCACATCCGCATCGACGGCCGCCCGGTTTCGGCGAGCCTGGTCGACTTCGGTCTCTACTTCTTCCACAACGCGCGCCAGCTGCTGGCCCGCGGCAGCGGTCCGTACTTCTACCTGCCGAAGCTCGAAAACCACCTCGAAGCGCGGCTGTGGAACGACGTCTTCCTGCTGGCGCAACGGGAACTCGGTATCCCGCGCGGCACCATCCGGGCGACCGTGCTGATCGAGACGATCACCGCCGCGTTCGAGATGGAGGAGATCCTCTACGAACTGCGCGAGCACGTCGCCGGGCTCAACGCCGGCCGCTGGGACTACATCTTCAGCGTCATCAAGAACTTCTCGTCGCACGGCGCGGACTTCGTGCTCCCGGACCGCGCGCAGGTGACGATGACCGTCCCGTTCATGCGTGCCTACACCGAACTGCTGGTGAGCACCTGCCACCAGCGCGGGGCGCACGCCATCGGCGGCATGGCCGCGTTCATCCCGAGCAAGGACCCGGAGATCAACGCGACCGCGCTCGAAAAGGTCCGCCAGGACAAGGAACGCGAGGCGAACGACGGCTTCGACGGCTCGTGGGTCGCGCACCCCGGCCTCGTCCCGGTCTGCCGCGAGGTGTTCGACGGTGTCCTCGGCGGCTGGCCCAACCAGCTCGGCAAGCTCCGTGAGGACGTCGTCGTCACCGCCGAGGACCTGCTCGACGTCGCCAGCGCCGGTGGCGAGGTCACCGAAGCCGGTGTCCGCGCCAACATCAACGTCGCGCTGCGCTACATCGACGCCTGGCTGCGCGGGACCGGCGCGGCGGCGATCCACAACCTGATGGAGGACGCCGCCACCGCCGAGATCGCCCGTTGCCAGATCTGGCAGTGGATCCGCAACGGCACCAAGCTCGAAGACGGCACCGCGCTCACCCACGAGCTCACCGTGTCCTATTTGGACGAAGAGCTGGCGTCGGTGCGGTCCGAACTGGGCGAGGGCAACCGTCTCGGCGACGCCTACGAGATCTTCACCGAGACCGCGCTGGGCGAGAAGCTGCCGAGCTTCCTGACGACCGGTGCGTACGCCCGGTACCTGACCACGCACTGA
- the aceA gene encoding isocitrate lyase: MTEHAQQLEKAAAELTKQWETDPRWAGVKRSYSAADVVKLRGSVVEEHTLARRGAEKLWDLLHTEDYVHSLGALTGNQAVQQVRAGLKAIYLSGWQVAADANLSGQTYPDQSLYPANSVPAVVRRINNALGRADQINWAEGNTDTDWFAPIVADAEAGFGGPLNAFELMKGMIAAGAAGVHWEDQLASEKKCGHLGGKVLIPTKQHERTLNAARLAADVLNVPSLIVARTDAQAATLITSDVDERDRKYVTGERTAEGFYNVTNGIDPCIDRGLAYAEYADLLWMETSKPDLEVARQFAEAIKAKYPDQMLAYNCSPSFNWKKHLDDATIAKFQRELGHMGYKFQFITLAGFHALNYSMFDLAHGYAREGMTAYVDLQEREFASEDRGYTATKHQREVGTGWFDNVATALNPTSSTTALAGSTEAEQF, encoded by the coding sequence ATGACTGAGCACGCGCAGCAGCTCGAGAAGGCGGCGGCCGAACTGACCAAGCAGTGGGAGACCGACCCCCGCTGGGCGGGAGTGAAGCGGTCGTACTCGGCCGCTGACGTGGTCAAGCTGCGCGGCAGCGTGGTCGAGGAGCACACGCTCGCCCGCCGCGGTGCCGAGAAGCTTTGGGACCTCCTGCACACCGAGGACTACGTCCACTCGCTGGGCGCGCTGACCGGCAACCAGGCGGTGCAGCAGGTCCGCGCCGGCCTCAAGGCCATCTACCTGTCCGGCTGGCAGGTCGCCGCCGACGCCAACCTCTCCGGCCAGACCTACCCGGACCAGAGCCTCTACCCGGCCAACTCGGTGCCCGCCGTCGTCCGCCGCATCAACAACGCGCTGGGCCGCGCCGACCAGATCAACTGGGCCGAGGGCAACACCGACACCGACTGGTTCGCCCCGATCGTCGCCGACGCCGAGGCCGGCTTCGGTGGCCCGCTCAACGCCTTCGAGCTGATGAAGGGCATGATCGCCGCCGGTGCCGCGGGTGTGCACTGGGAGGACCAGCTCGCGTCCGAGAAGAAGTGCGGCCACCTCGGCGGCAAGGTGCTGATCCCGACCAAGCAGCACGAGCGCACGCTGAACGCCGCCCGCCTCGCCGCGGACGTGCTGAACGTGCCGTCGCTGATCGTCGCCCGCACCGACGCCCAGGCCGCGACGCTGATCACCAGCGACGTCGACGAGCGTGACCGCAAGTACGTCACCGGCGAGCGCACCGCCGAGGGCTTCTACAACGTCACCAACGGCATCGACCCCTGTATCGACCGCGGTCTGGCCTACGCCGAGTACGCCGACCTGCTGTGGATGGAGACCTCCAAGCCGGACCTCGAGGTCGCCCGCCAGTTCGCCGAGGCGATCAAGGCGAAGTACCCGGACCAGATGCTGGCCTACAACTGCTCGCCGTCGTTCAACTGGAAGAAGCACCTGGACGACGCGACGATCGCGAAGTTCCAGCGCGAGCTCGGCCACATGGGCTACAAGTTCCAGTTCATCACCCTGGCCGGCTTCCACGCCCTGAACTACTCGATGTTCGACCTGGCGCACGGTTACGCCCGCGAGGGCATGACCGCCTACGTCGACCTGCAGGAGCGCGAGTTCGCTTCGGAGGACCGCGGTTACACCGCCACGAAGCACCAGCGCGAGGTCGGCACCGGCTGGTTCGACAACGTCGCGACCGCGCTGAACCCGACCAGCTCCACGACCGCGCTCGCCGGCTCCACCGAGGCCGAGCAGTTCTGA
- a CDS encoding short-chain fatty acyl-CoA regulator family protein, with amino-acid sequence MDKTFAGAKLRHLRESRSMSQADLARVLEISPSYLNQIEHNSRPLTVPVLLRITQAFGVDTEFFANNDTARLVADVKEALLDEVLGIDVTTSELNDLATNLPTIAQALVKLHRSYRNSVENTAALTTENGLGMHGSAAGSLPHEEVRDFFYERENYVAELDERAERMAHDIPLQRGRVLAALKETLIQRYGVDVTNEGIDEANGEQHRYEPGPRVLRLAPSLRVGQQAFRMASQIALLDYDDLITELADSWAFSGPAARSLARVGLANYFAGALILPYGPFLSTAERFRYDIERLCDHFGVGFETVCHRLSTLQRPKNRGVPFSFVRVDRAGNMSKRQSAAGFHFSRVGGACPLWNIYEAFTQPGKILTQIATLPDGKSYFWIARTVSRNIGGYGSPGKTFTVGLGCELRHAKRLIYSTGLDLDDRDAATPIGMGCKVCERPACSQRAFPTIGKQLTVDENTSTFVPYPAVPKAP; translated from the coding sequence GTGGACAAAACCTTCGCCGGAGCGAAGCTTCGGCATCTGCGCGAAAGCCGGTCGATGAGCCAGGCGGATCTCGCTCGTGTGCTGGAGATCTCACCCAGTTACCTCAACCAGATCGAGCACAACTCGCGTCCGTTGACCGTCCCGGTGCTGCTTCGCATCACTCAAGCGTTCGGAGTGGACACCGAGTTCTTCGCGAACAACGACACCGCACGGCTGGTGGCGGATGTGAAAGAGGCGCTGCTCGACGAGGTCCTCGGCATCGACGTCACCACCAGCGAGCTGAACGACCTCGCCACGAACCTGCCGACGATCGCGCAAGCACTGGTCAAACTGCATCGCAGCTACCGCAACTCGGTCGAGAACACCGCCGCGCTGACCACGGAGAACGGGCTGGGCATGCACGGCAGCGCGGCCGGGTCGCTGCCGCACGAAGAGGTCCGGGACTTCTTCTACGAGCGGGAAAACTACGTCGCCGAGCTGGACGAACGCGCCGAACGGATGGCGCACGACATCCCGCTGCAGCGCGGCCGGGTGCTCGCGGCGCTGAAGGAGACGCTGATCCAGCGCTACGGCGTCGATGTCACGAACGAAGGCATCGACGAGGCCAACGGCGAGCAGCACCGGTACGAACCGGGGCCGCGGGTGCTGCGGCTGGCGCCGAGCCTGCGCGTCGGGCAGCAGGCGTTCCGGATGGCTTCGCAGATCGCCCTGCTCGACTACGACGACCTGATCACCGAGCTCGCCGACTCGTGGGCCTTTTCCGGTCCCGCCGCGCGTTCGCTGGCGAGGGTCGGGCTGGCGAACTACTTCGCGGGCGCCCTGATCCTCCCCTATGGACCGTTCCTCTCCACCGCGGAACGCTTCCGCTACGACATCGAGCGGCTGTGCGACCACTTCGGCGTCGGCTTCGAGACGGTCTGCCACCGGCTCTCGACGTTGCAGCGGCCGAAGAACCGCGGCGTGCCGTTCTCGTTCGTGCGCGTCGACCGGGCGGGGAACATGTCGAAACGCCAGTCCGCGGCCGGTTTCCACTTCTCCAGGGTCGGCGGCGCCTGTCCACTGTGGAACATCTACGAGGCGTTCACCCAGCCGGGCAAGATCCTCACCCAGATCGCGACCCTTCCCGACGGCAAGAGCTACTTCTGGATCGCGCGGACGGTGTCCCGCAACATCGGCGGTTACGGCAGCCCCGGCAAGACGTTCACCGTCGGCCTCGGCTGCGAACTACGGCACGCGAAACGGCTGATCTATTCGACCGGGCTCGATCTCGACGACCGTGACGCGGCCACCCCGATCGGCATGGGTTGCAAAGTCTGCGAACGCCCGGCCTGCTCGCAGCGCGCGTTCCCGACGATCGGCAAGCAGCTGACCGTCGACGAGAACACCAGCACCTTCGTCCCGTACCCGGCGGTGCCCAAGGCGCCTTGA
- a CDS encoding NAD(P)H-binding protein, with amino-acid sequence MILVTGAGGNVGTELTTILARGGHPVRALVRTPRPLPDGAEGVPGDLNEPASLKPALDGVRAVFLLGGYDHMAGALEVMRDAGVEQVTLLSSRSVAGAHADNAVAGTHMAAEAAVRASELAWTFLRPSGFMSNTLQWAAQLRAGDVVREPFANVPVATIDPYDIAAVAAESLTTPGHEGRAYAITGPGSLLPADRLRVLGELLGRDLRLEPLSNAEARVTMSAEMPEKYVDAFFRFFAEGEFDDSEVTGAVQDLTGREPRPFAAWARTHLAAFR; translated from the coding sequence ATGATCTTGGTGACCGGAGCAGGCGGGAACGTCGGCACGGAACTGACCACAATCCTGGCGCGCGGCGGGCATCCCGTCCGGGCGCTGGTCCGCACGCCGCGCCCGCTGCCGGACGGGGCCGAAGGCGTGCCGGGCGATCTCAACGAACCGGCGAGCCTGAAACCCGCGCTGGACGGTGTCCGGGCGGTGTTCCTGCTCGGCGGCTACGACCACATGGCGGGCGCGCTCGAGGTGATGCGGGACGCGGGCGTCGAGCAGGTCACCCTGCTGTCGTCGCGTTCGGTCGCCGGCGCGCACGCGGACAACGCCGTGGCCGGGACGCACATGGCGGCCGAGGCGGCGGTGCGCGCGTCGGAGCTGGCGTGGACGTTCCTGCGGCCGAGCGGGTTCATGTCGAACACGCTGCAGTGGGCCGCGCAGCTCCGGGCGGGTGACGTCGTCCGCGAGCCGTTCGCGAACGTGCCGGTGGCGACGATCGATCCGTACGACATCGCCGCCGTCGCCGCGGAGTCCCTGACCACGCCGGGGCACGAGGGGCGGGCGTACGCCATCACCGGTCCCGGCTCGCTCCTGCCCGCCGACAGGCTGCGGGTGCTGGGTGAGCTGCTGGGCCGCGACCTGCGGCTGGAGCCGCTGTCGAACGCCGAAGCCCGTGTGACGATGAGCGCGGAGATGCCGGAGAAGTACGTCGACGCCTTCTTCCGCTTCTTCGCCGAGGGCGAGTTCGACGACTCCGAGGTCACGGGTGCCGTCCAGGACCTCACCGGACGGGAGCCGCGGCCGTTCGCCGCCTGGGCCCGAACCCACCTCGCCGCCTTCCGCTAG
- the ilvA gene encoding threonine ammonia-lyase IlvA, translating into MQGIETVSARTVEEAAKRLAGVVTRTPLEPNERLSARVDARVWLKREDLQTVRSYKIRGAYNFIVQLDAAHRERGVVCASAGNHAQGVAYACRRLGATGRVYVPGTTPRQKRERIATLGGSHIEVIVVGETYEDAFTAAKQDAESTGATLVPAFDAPETVAGQGTVAMEVVAQLGFVPDVMVVPVGGGGLLAGIAAWAAERAPEMRIVGVEPAGATCMAAALAAGEPVRLEGVDTFVDGAAVALAGSVTYPLVRDGGVELTDVAEGAVCTEMLAMYQSDGVIAEPAGALAAASLGSTVKIDPGQIVVCVVSGGNNDVSRYGEVLERSLIHEGLKHYFLVGFPQEPGALRRFLDEVLGPDDDITRFEYVKRNSRETGPALIGIELARAGDLEGLLHRLDVSPLQVERVEPGSPLFHFLV; encoded by the coding sequence GTGCAAGGGATCGAAACGGTGAGCGCCCGAACGGTCGAAGAGGCCGCGAAACGACTGGCCGGGGTGGTGACCCGCACGCCGCTGGAACCGAACGAGCGGCTCTCGGCACGGGTCGACGCCCGGGTCTGGCTCAAACGCGAAGACCTCCAGACCGTGCGCTCGTACAAGATCCGCGGTGCCTACAACTTCATCGTCCAGCTCGACGCGGCGCACCGGGAACGCGGCGTCGTCTGCGCGAGCGCGGGCAACCACGCGCAGGGTGTCGCGTACGCGTGCCGCCGTCTCGGCGCGACAGGCCGTGTCTACGTGCCGGGCACGACTCCCCGGCAGAAGCGCGAGCGGATCGCGACGCTGGGCGGTTCGCATATCGAGGTCATCGTCGTCGGCGAGACCTACGAAGACGCCTTCACCGCCGCGAAGCAGGACGCGGAGAGCACCGGCGCGACGCTGGTCCCCGCTTTCGACGCGCCGGAGACGGTCGCCGGACAGGGCACGGTCGCGATGGAGGTCGTCGCGCAGCTCGGGTTCGTCCCGGACGTCATGGTGGTGCCGGTCGGCGGTGGCGGCCTGCTCGCGGGGATCGCCGCGTGGGCCGCGGAGCGGGCGCCGGAGATGCGGATCGTCGGGGTCGAACCGGCGGGCGCGACCTGTATGGCCGCCGCGCTCGCGGCGGGCGAGCCGGTGCGGCTCGAAGGCGTCGACACGTTCGTCGACGGTGCGGCGGTCGCGCTGGCCGGATCGGTGACGTATCCGCTGGTCCGCGACGGCGGCGTCGAACTCACCGACGTCGCCGAGGGCGCGGTGTGCACGGAAATGCTCGCGATGTACCAGTCCGACGGCGTGATCGCCGAACCCGCGGGCGCGCTCGCGGCCGCGTCGCTGGGCTCGACGGTGAAGATCGACCCCGGCCAGATCGTGGTGTGCGTCGTGTCCGGCGGCAACAACGACGTCAGCCGCTACGGCGAAGTGCTCGAACGGTCGTTGATCCACGAAGGACTGAAGCACTACTTCCTGGTGGGATTCCCGCAGGAGCCCGGCGCGCTGAGGCGGTTCCTCGACGAGGTCCTCGGGCCGGACGACGACATCACGCGGTTCGAGTACGTGAAGCGCAACAGCCGCGAGACCGGCCCCGCGCTGATCGGCATCGAACTCGCGCGGGCCGGTGACCTGGAGGGCCTGCTGCACCGGCTAGACGTGAGCCCGCTGCAGGTGGAGCGCGTCGAACCCGGCAGCCCGCTCTTCCACTTCTTGGTCTGA
- a CDS encoding NADAR family protein, whose protein sequence is MVSKVDGVRSLDALRELVHSGAEPEYQLFYGHTPLKSGRVNAACLSQWWLAPFVAGGERYPTAEHYMMASKAELFGDYEAAENIRQAPDPKTAKILGREVSGFDGDKWERHRFDIVVDGNLEKFRQHAELSEFLLSTGDKVIVEASKMDLVWGSGVARDDKNATRPDYWRGQNLLGFALMEVREQLRG, encoded by the coding sequence ATGGTGAGCAAGGTCGACGGAGTCCGGAGTCTCGATGCGTTGCGCGAGCTGGTCCACAGTGGCGCGGAGCCCGAGTACCAGCTCTTCTACGGCCACACCCCGCTCAAGAGCGGCCGGGTCAACGCGGCCTGCCTGAGCCAGTGGTGGCTGGCGCCGTTCGTCGCGGGCGGCGAGCGGTACCCGACGGCCGAGCACTACATGATGGCGAGCAAGGCCGAACTGTTCGGCGATTACGAGGCCGCGGAGAACATCCGTCAGGCGCCGGACCCCAAAACCGCCAAGATCCTCGGCCGCGAGGTCTCGGGCTTCGACGGGGACAAGTGGGAGCGGCACCGCTTCGACATCGTCGTCGACGGGAACCTGGAGAAGTTCCGCCAGCACGCCGAACTGAGCGAGTTCCTGCTGAGCACGGGCGACAAGGTGATCGTCGAGGCGTCGAAGATGGACCTGGTCTGGGGCAGTGGCGTCGCCCGTGACGACAAGAACGCCACGCGCCCCGACTACTGGCGCGGGCAGAACCTCCTGGGCTTCGCGCTGATGGAGGTCCGCGAGCAGCTGCGCGGCTAG
- a CDS encoding acyltransferase, with the protein MTSMWGAPALSRLRAWGQARRDPRQAKFLTKDSLRWVLRNRAYTPWYLVRYWRLMKFRVANPHIILRGMVFLGKDVEIHCRPGYGRLEIGRWVHIGDGNAIRCHEGSLRIGDKAVFGRQNVLNGYLDIELGAATLVADWVYICDFDHVTTDITVPIKDQGIVKSPVRIGPDTWIGTKVSVLKGTRVGRGCVLGAHAVVRGDIPDYSIAVGSPARVVRNRQDDYAADAARREAVADMARKANKALQKTLGVDN; encoded by the coding sequence ATGACGTCCATGTGGGGTGCGCCCGCGTTGTCCCGGCTCCGCGCCTGGGGCCAGGCCCGTCGTGATCCGCGTCAGGCGAAGTTCCTGACCAAGGATTCGCTGCGCTGGGTGCTGCGAAACCGCGCGTACACGCCTTGGTACCTGGTCCGGTACTGGCGGCTGATGAAGTTCCGCGTCGCGAATCCGCACATCATCCTGCGCGGCATGGTGTTCCTCGGCAAGGACGTCGAGATCCACTGCCGTCCCGGCTACGGGCGGCTGGAGATCGGCCGCTGGGTGCACATCGGCGACGGCAACGCGATCCGCTGCCACGAGGGTTCGCTGCGCATCGGCGACAAGGCGGTGTTCGGGCGCCAGAACGTCCTCAACGGCTATCTCGACATCGAACTCGGCGCGGCCACGCTCGTCGCGGACTGGGTGTACATCTGCGACTTCGACCATGTCACCACCGACATCACCGTCCCGATCAAGGATCAGGGCATCGTGAAGTCGCCGGTGCGGATCGGGCCGGACACCTGGATCGGCACCAAGGTCTCCGTGCTCAAGGGCACGCGGGTCGGCCGCGGCTGCGTCCTCGGCGCGCACGCGGTGGTGCGGGGCGACATCCCGGACTACTCGATCGCCGTCGGCTCGCCCGCCCGCGTGGTGCGGAACCGGCAGGACGACTACGCCGCCGACGCCGCGCGTCGCGAGGCTGTCGCGGACATGGCACGCAAGGCGAACAAGGCGCTCCAGAAGACCCTGGGCGTCGACAACTAG
- a CDS encoding nucleoside hydrolase, whose protein sequence is MGTKLIIDTDPGVDDAFALALATQAEDVDLLGVTTVFGNVPLSHTTANARNLLQLFGREDVPVAAGAERPLVYDNAKPAGFVHGQDGLSGHAGTLPEAKRALDERGAVRLLVDLLEAADEPVTIAPIGPLTNIALLLAAHPQIREKIGRIVIMGGGVAKGNSTTAAEFNIWSDPEAARRVLVDGDIPTVLVPLDLTHQCSVDTAWLGKLAASGPLGAALEALTPTYVEHYTPVLGFPGMVMHDAVAVAEAIRPGILGTESYPVDVECGFGPARGATLVDRRRLRSTDPQAVPGRTIDVALTTDVDAFREFVLSRIVGGL, encoded by the coding sequence ATGGGCACCAAGCTGATCATCGACACGGACCCGGGGGTCGACGACGCCTTCGCGCTGGCCTTGGCCACGCAAGCCGAGGACGTCGACCTGCTGGGCGTGACCACGGTGTTCGGCAACGTGCCGTTGAGTCACACCACCGCCAACGCCCGCAACCTGTTGCAGCTTTTCGGCCGCGAGGACGTCCCCGTCGCCGCCGGCGCGGAGCGGCCGCTGGTGTACGACAACGCCAAACCCGCCGGTTTCGTCCATGGTCAGGACGGTCTTTCCGGGCACGCAGGCACCCTGCCGGAGGCGAAGCGCGCGCTCGACGAACGCGGCGCCGTCCGCCTGCTGGTGGATCTGCTGGAAGCCGCCGACGAGCCGGTGACCATCGCCCCGATCGGCCCGCTCACGAACATCGCGCTGCTGCTGGCGGCCCATCCGCAGATCCGCGAGAAGATCGGCCGGATCGTCATCATGGGCGGCGGGGTGGCCAAGGGGAACTCCACCACGGCCGCCGAATTCAACATCTGGAGCGATCCCGAGGCCGCCCGCCGGGTACTGGTCGACGGGGACATCCCGACGGTGCTGGTCCCGCTGGACCTCACGCACCAGTGCTCGGTCGACACGGCCTGGCTCGGCAAACTCGCCGCGTCCGGCCCGCTCGGCGCGGCACTCGAAGCGCTCACGCCCACGTACGTCGAGCACTACACCCCCGTCCTCGGTTTCCCCGGGATGGTCATGCACGACGCGGTCGCGGTGGCCGAGGCGATCCGGCCGGGCATCCTCGGCACCGAGTCGTACCCCGTGGACGTCGAGTGCGGCTTCGGCCCCGCGCGCGGCGCGACACTGGTGGACCGGCGAAGGCTGCGGAGCACCGATCCGCAGGCCGTGCCGGGCCGCACCATCGACGTCGCGCTGACCACCGACGTCGACGCCTTCCGCGAGTTCGTGCTCAGCCGCATCGTCGGGGGTCTGTGA